AAACTTCAAGGTGTTGTGAAATGGAGATGAAGATATAACATAGCCAGGTCTTCCGTGGGAGTCAAGAACATACCCTTCTTTTGCCTTTATCCTTTCAATTTCTATACTTTTTGCACCATTTAATCCTACTTCCTCTCCCGCTGTTAGGACAATATCTATCCTTCCAGTAAAAGAACCTTTTTTTCTTTTTACAGCTTCGAGTATGGCAACTACACCAGATTTATCATCTGCTCCAAGAATTGTAGTTCCATCTGTTTTTATTACTCCGTCCTCAATAATTACCTTTATCTCATCCTTCTCCACAGGCACAGTATCAATGTGTGCATTTAAAAAGAGGGCTTTTTCGCCCTCCCCTATGGAAAGATACATGTTCCCAATTTTATCAATTTCCCATTTTCCAAGTTCAGAGTAAAGTTCAAGAATTTTTTCTCTTACCCTCTCCTCCCTGCCTGATGGTGAAGGGATCTTCGCAAGTTCAACAAATTTTTCAACTACTTCTTCCATTTACTCTTCCTTCTTCTCCTCTACCTTTTTAATCTCTTCCTCCACTTTTTTAACTTCCTCTTCCTTTATCTCTGCCTCTTTTCTTATCCTTTCTATCTCTTCATTCTTTGCCTTTATCTCTTCTTCTATTTTCTTAATTTCTTCAAGCACTGAACTTACAAAGTCAAGAATCTCGTCTCCCTTTTTGCCCTCTTTGAACAAAGCATATATCTTTTCTCCAAGCTCTTTAAACTTTCCACCTTTCTTTGTTTCAAGGAAAAGAATATCTTTCTTAAGATTTGCAATTTGAGCAAAGTCCTTTGTCCTTTCAGCACCAACTTGGAGTCCCTTTTTAATCTTATCCCATATACTTTCTGCCATTTTTATCACCTCCTTATTAGTGATTTTTTAGACTCATAAATAATTTTAACATAAAGTGCTATAATTTAATACGTGGAGCTAAGGAAGATTAAAGAAGGAATTTTTTATATTGCTGATGCTACAAACATCGGAGTCTTTCAACTTAAAGAAGGGTTTGCGCTTATTGATGCACCTATAGATAAGGACAAAGCAAAGAAAATTATCAAGATTCTTGAATCAAATGGTATTAAACCAACAGACCTTATTCTCACCCATCACCACGCTGATCACACTGGTGGTGCAAAGTATCTTAAGGAGAAACTCAATCTCACTGTCTATACAAGTGTCAAAGAGAAAATCTTTATTGAGAATCCAATACTTGAGCCCATCTACCTTTCTCTGGGAGGAGAGCCATTTAAACCATTTTTAACAAAGTGGATTAAGTCAAAAGAGGTGAGAGTGGATAAAGTTCTTAAAGAAGGTGAATTTGAGATAGAAGGTAAAAATTTTAGAATTCTTTCTTTACCAGGTCACTCAATTGATATGATAGGAGTTGAGGTTGATGGGGTTATCTTTTCTGCTGATACATTCTTTTCAACCAAAATTCTTAAAAAATACATAGTTCCGTACTTTCACAATCCATATAGGTTTGTTGAGAGTATTGAAAG
This genomic stretch from Caldisericia bacterium harbors:
- a CDS encoding MBL fold metallo-hydrolase → MELRKIKEGIFYIADATNIGVFQLKEGFALIDAPIDKDKAKKIIKILESNGIKPTDLILTHHHADHTGGAKYLKEKLNLTVYTSVKEKIFIENPILEPIYLSLGGEPFKPFLTKWIKSKEVRVDKVLKEGEFEIEGKNFRILSLPGHSIDMIGVEVDGVIFSADTFFSTKILKKYIVPYFHNPYRFVESIERLKSLPFDYILPSHGELYTREEGLKVMDENIKVVKELGERLLDVIHKERSIEEIIESLSLPVDNIVVSFLITSSILSYLFRFVDEGKAEVKVKNGIPRFIKV